One window of the Bos indicus isolate NIAB-ARS_2022 breed Sahiwal x Tharparkar chromosome 15, NIAB-ARS_B.indTharparkar_mat_pri_1.0, whole genome shotgun sequence genome contains the following:
- the LOC109568989 gene encoding olfactory receptor 52R1 produces MMLTSRNSSSHPVSFILLGIPGLENSQFWVAFPFCAMYVVALVSNITLLHVIRTDPTLHEPMYLFLAMLATTDLVLSTSTQPKMLAIFWFHDHEIEYHACLIQLFLIHAFSSVESGLLMAMALDRYVAVCFPLHHSSILTPSVVGKLGAGVMMRGLLWVSPFCFMVSRMPFCPSRIIPQSYCEHMAVLKLVCADTRVNRAYGLFVAFSVVGFDIIVISVSYVIILRTVLALPSGEARLKAFGTCASHICVILALYIPALFTFLTHRFGHHVPQVVHVMFAILYLLVPPMFNPIIYGIRTKQIRDRVIQGCSRKDSQLKA; encoded by the coding sequence ATGATGTTGACTTCACGGAATAGCTCTTCTCATCCTGTGTCCTTCATCCTGCTTGGGATCCCAGGATTGGAGAATTCCCAGTTTTGGGTTGCCTTTCCATTCTGTGCCATGTATGTTGTGGCTCTAGTCAGCAATATCACTCTCCTTCATGTAATCCGAACTGATCCCACCTTGCATGAGCCCATGTACCTCTTTCTGGCCATGCTGGCTACCACTGACCTGGTCCTCTCCACTTCCACACAACCTAAAATGCTGGCCATATTCTGGTTTCACGATCATGAGATTGAATACCATGCCTGCCTCATCCAGTTGTTCTTAATCCATGCCTTTTCTTCGGTGGAGTCCGGATTGCTCATGGCTATGGCCTTGGACCGTTATGTGGCTGTCTGCTTCCCACTGCATCACTCTAGTATCCTGACCCCATCTGTTGTAGGTAAACTGGGCGCAGGTGTGATGATGAGAGGGCTGCTGTGGGTGAGTCCTTTCTGTTTCATGGTGTCTAGGATGCCCTTCTGCCCCAGTCGGATAATCCCCCAGTCATACTGTGAGCACATGGCTGTGCTGAAGTTGGTGTGTGCTGACACTAGAGTAAATCGTGCATATGGACTTTTTGTGGCCTTCTCTGTAGTTGGCTTTGACATTATCGTCATCAGTGTATCCTATGTAATAATTTTGAGAACTGTTCTGGCGTTACCCTCAGGTGAAGCCCGGCTCAAGGCTTTTGGCACATGTGCCTCCCATATCTGTGTCATCTTGGCTCTTTATATCCCAGCCCTCTTTACTTTTCTCACCCATCGCTTTGGACATCATGTGCCCCAAGTAGTACATGTCATGTTTGCTATTCTCTATCTCCTGGTACCTCCCATGTTCAACCCCATCATCTATGGAATTAGAACCAAACAGATCAGGGACAGGGTTATTCAAGGATGTTCTAGAAAAGACTCCCAACTCAAAGCATAG